Proteins found in one Mangifera indica cultivar Alphonso chromosome 15, CATAS_Mindica_2.1, whole genome shotgun sequence genomic segment:
- the LOC123198404 gene encoding elongation factor 2-like, whose amino-acid sequence MVKFTAEELRRIMDFKHNIRNMSVIAHVDHGKSTLTDSLVAAAGIIAQEVAGDVRMTDTRADEAERGITIKSTGISLYYEMSDEALKRYSGERQGNEYLINLIDSPGHVDFSSEVTAALRITDGALVVVDCVEGVCVQTETVLRQALGERIRPVLTVNKMDRCFLELQVDGEEAYQTFQRVIENANVIMATYEDPLLGDVQVYPEKGTVAFSAGLHGWAFTLTNFARMYASKFGVDESKMMERLWGENFFDPATKKWTSKNTGSSSCKRGFVQFCYEPIKQIINICMNDQKDKLWPMLQKLNVSLKSDEKDLMGKALMKRVMQTWLPASDALLEMMIFHLPSPAKAQKYRVENLYEGPLDDQYATAIRNCDPDGPLMLYVSKMIPASDKGRFFAFGRVFSGRVSTGQKVRIMGPNYVPGEKKDLYLKSVQRTVIWMGKKQETVEDVPCGNTVAMVGLDQFITKNATLTNEKEVDAHPIRAMKFSVSPVVRVAVQCKVASDLPKLVEGLKRLAKSDPMVVCTIEESGEHIIAGAGELHLEICLKDLQEDFMGGAEIVKSDPVVSFRETVLEKSCRTVMSKSPNKHNRLYMEARPLEEGLPEAIDEGRIGPRDDPKARSKILSEEFNWDKDLAKKIWCFGPETTGPNMVVDMCKGVQYLNEIKDSVVAGFQWASKEGALAEENMRGICFEVCDVVLHADAIHRGGGQVIPTARRVIYAAQLTAKPRLLEPVYLVEIQAPEQALGGIYSVLNQKRGHVFEEIQRPGTPLYNIKAYLPVIESFGFSSTLRAATSGQAFPQCVFDHWDMMSSDPLEGGSQAAQLVADIRKRKGLKEQMTPLSEYEDKL is encoded by the exons ATG GTGAAGTTCACTGCAGAGGAGCTCCGTAGAATTATGGACTTCAAGCACAACATTCGTAATATGTCTGTGATTGCCCATGTCGATCATG GGAAGTCGACGCTTACCGATTCTCTTGTGGCTGCTGCTGGTATTATTGCACAAGAAGTAGCCGGTGATGTCCGTATGACAGATACTCGCGCTGACGAGGCTGAGCGTGGCATAACTATCAAGTCTACTGGCATCTCTTTGTATTATGAGATGAGTGACGAAGCCTTAAAGAGATACAGCGGCGAGCGTCAAGGGAATGAGTACTTGATCAATCTTATCGATTCCCCTGGGCACGTTGACTTCTCATCTGAGGTGACAGCGGCACTCCGAATCACTGATGGTGCATTGGTGGTGGTAGATTGTGTTGAGGGTGTTTGTGTTCAAACCGAAACTGTGCTTAGGCAGGCCTTGGGCGAAAGGATTAGGCCAGTTTTGACTGTCAACAAGATGGATAGGTGTTTCCTTGAGCTCCAGGTTGATGGAGAGGAAGCCTACCAAACATTCCAGAGAGTTATTGAGAATGCTAATGTAATCATGGCTACTTATGAAGATCCTCTCCTTGGTGATGTTCAAGTTTACCCCGAGAAAGGAACTGTTGCTTTCTCTGCAGGTTTACACGGCTGGGCGTTTACTTTGACAAACTTTGCTAGAATGTATGCCTCCAAGTTTGGAGTTGATGAGTCTAAGATGATGGAAAGACTCTGGGGTGAAAACTTCTTCGACCCAGCTACTAAAAAATGGACCAGCAAGAACACTGGATCTTCTTCCTGCAAGCGTGGTTTCGTTCAGTTCTGTTATGAACCAATCAAGCagattattaatatttgtatgaaTGACCAGAAAGATAAGCTATGGCCAATGCTGCAAAAGCTTAATGTCTCTCTGAAGTCCGATGAAAAGGATTTGATGGGTAAGGCGTTGATGAAACGGGTGATGCAGACTTGGCTCCCAGCAAGTGATGCCCTTTTGGAAATGATGATCTTCCACCTTCCCTCTCCTGCCAAGGCACAAAAATACCGCGTCGAGAACTTGTATGAAGGCCCCCTTGATGATCAATACGCAACTGCAATCAGAAACTGTGACCCTGACGGCCCCCTCATGCTCTATGTATCAAAGATGATTCCTGCATCTGATAAAGGTAGATTCTTTGCCTTTGGCCGTGTGTTCTCCGGAAGGGTCTCAACCGGGCAGAAGGTCAGAATTATGGGGCCAAACTATGTGCCCGGTGAGAAGAAAGATTTGTATTTAAAGAGCGTGCAGAGGACTGTAATTTGGATGGGGAAGAAGCAGGAAACTGTTGAAGATGTGCCTTGTGGCAACACAGTGGCAATGGTTGGTTTGGATCAGTTCATCACCAAAAATGCTACATTGACAAATGAGAAGGAAGTCGACGCCCACCCAATCCGAGCTATGAAGTTCTCAGTCTCCCCTGTCGTGCGTGTCGCTGTTCAATGCAAAGTTGCATCTGATCTCCCTAAGCTTGTTGAAGGGCTCAAACGTTTGGCCAAATCAGATCCCATGGTTGTTTGTACCATCGAGGAGTCTGGAGAGCACATCATTGCAGGTGCAGGAGAGCTCCACCTTGAAATCTGTTTGAAGGATTTGCAGGAAGATTTCATGGGTGGTGCTGAGATTGTTAAATCAGATCCAGTCGTGTCTTTCCGGGAAACTGTGCTTGAAAAATCCTGCCGGACTGTCATGAGCAAGTCCCCCAACAAGCACAACCGTCTTTACATGGAAGCCCGGCCGTTGGAGGAAGGTCTCCCAGAGGCCATTGATGAAGGCCGTATCGGCCCAAGAGATGACCCAAAGGCTCGCTCTAAGATCCTCTCTGAGGAGTTTAACTGGGACAAGGACCTTGCAAAGAAAATATGGTGCTTTGGCCCAGAGACCACTGGCCCAAACATGGTGGTCGACATGTGTAAAGGAGTTCAATATTTGAACGAAATCAAAGACTCTGTTGTCGCCGGGTTCCAGTGGGCGTCAAAAGAAGGCGCATTGGCTGAAGAAAACATGAGAGGCATCTGCTTTGAAGTATGCGACGTCGTTCTTCACGCTGACGCCATTCACAGAGGCGGCGGTCAGGTGATTCCAACAGCTAGACGCGTCATATACGCCGCCCAGCTGACGGCTAAACCGAGGCTGCTCGAGCCTGTCTACTTGGTGGAAATCCAAGCCCCGGAACAAGCCCTAGGTGGAATTTACAGCGTTCTCAACCAAAAACGCGGCCACGTGTTCGAGGAAATTCAGAGGCCTGGAACGCCGCTTTACAACATCAAAGCTTACCTCCCGGTCATCGAATCGTTCGGATTCTCAAGCACGTTGAGGGCGGCAACCTCAGGACAGGCCTTCCCACAGTGCGTGTTTGATCACTGGGACATGATGTCATCGGATCCGTTGGAGGGCGGATCGCAGGCGGCGCAACTCGTGGCGGACATTAGGAAGAGAAAGGGTCTGAAGGAGCAGATGACACCGCTTTCCGAGTACGAGGACAAGCTGTAA
- the LOC123197704 gene encoding LOW QUALITY PROTEIN: probable xyloglucan galactosyltransferase GT17 (The sequence of the model RefSeq protein was modified relative to this genomic sequence to represent the inferred CDS: deleted 2 bases in 1 codon), whose product MTEKDKKPYSKTKETQPNSRFYNYTLFIFISLTAWFLLLFLYLPPAIPTNSKQQNTYGLHNIDNYNQTPFSVYIYNLHPQFNFKLLKNCSHLNIYSNMCPHVANRGLGQPLPDIATELGLGGAWFATHQFLAEMIFHARMENHPFRTWDPSRATLFYVPFYGGLHASSKFREANFTVRDELAVELEEFLRSQPWWERHQGKDHFMVLGRTAWDFMRTPGGTDFGANCLLNLPRIRNMSVMTVERHPWKGLNQYGIPYPSYFHPSRSQQMLTWQQKIRQVKRPHLFTFIGARRKGVEEKAAMRNELIRQCGESTHCNLMPASSQGSSTCYKPSEVIKAMSSSDFCLQAPGDSFTRRSTFDAVLAGCIPVFFSPHTAYTQYTWFLPADGEENSYSVYIDGEKGNMSIKIEEELMKIPRERVEMLRNKVIDLIPRVTYKHPNASDDEAEFEDAVDVTIAALAKKVQKIIQ is encoded by the exons ATGACAGAGAAAGACAAGAAACCCTACTCCAAAACCAAAGAAACACAGCCAAACTCAAGATTCTACAACTACActctcttcattttcatctctttaaCCGCTtggtttcttcttctcttcctctatCTTCCTCCTGCAATCCCCACAAactcaaaacaacaaaacactTACGGTCTTCATAACATTGACAATTATAATCAAACGCCGTTTTCAGTTTACATTTACAATTTGCACCCACAGTTTAACTTCAAACTTCTCAAAAACTGCTCCCACTTGAATATCTACAGCAACATGTGTCCACACGTAGCAAATCGCGGCCTCGGCCAGCCACTTCCCGATATAGCCACCGAGTTGGGTCTGGGCGGAGCGTGGTTCGCCACCCACCAGTTTCTAGCGGAAATGATCTTCCATGCACGTATGGAAAATCATCCGTTTCGCACGTGGGATCCGTCACGTGCGACGCTATTCTATGTTCCGTTCTACGGCGGTCTTCATGCGTCTAGTAAATTCCGAGAGGCGAATTTCACCGTTCGCGACGAGTTGGCAGTTGAATTGGAGGAGTTTCTACGGTCACAGCCGTGGTGGGAGAGGCATCAAGGGAAGGACCATTTTATGGTCTTAGGCCGAACAGCATGGGATTTTATGAGAACTCCAGGTGGGACAGACTTCGGAGCCAACTGTCTTCTTAATCTGCCACGTATACGTAACATGTCGGTGATGACAGTCGAGAGACACCCCTGGAAAGGCTTAAACCAATACGGGATCCCTTACCCTTCTTATTTCCATCCGTCCAGGTCACAACAAATGCTGACGTGGCAACAGAAAATACGGCAAGTAAAACGGCCCCACTTGTTCACTTTCATTGGGGCCCGACGGAAGGGCGTCGAAGAGAAAGCAGCCATGCGAAACGAATTGATACGGCAATGCGGTGAGTCAACTCACTGCAACCTAATGCCTGCA AGCAGCCAAGGTTCAAGCACGTGTTACAAACCTAGTGAAGTAATCAAAGCAATGAGCAGCTCTGATTTCTGCCTGCAAGCACCAGGTGACTCTTTCACACGACGTTCGACGTTCGATGCGGTGCTCGCCGGTTGCATTCCGGTGTTCTTTTCCCCGCACACGGCGTACACTCAGTACACGTGGTTTTTGCCGGCCGATGGGGAGGAGAACTCGTACTCCGTTTATATCGACGGCGAGAAGGGGAATATGAGCATAAAAATCGAAGAAGAATTGATGAAAATACCGAGAGAGAGAGTTGAGATGCTGAGAAATAAAGTTATTGATTTGATTCCTAGAGTTACGTACAAACATCCCAATGCAAGTGACGATGAAGCCGAGTTTGAAGATGCCGTTGATGTTACAATCGCAGCTTTGGCGAAGAAGGTTCAGAAAATAATACAGTAA
- the LOC123198016 gene encoding transcription factor JUNGBRUNNEN 1-like, with protein MNTEKILSSTDDHHELQPPGFRFHPTDEELVGFYLRRKVEKKPVVIELIKQIDIYKHDPWDLPNISSTSDKEDYFFCKRGRKYRNSIRPNRVTGSGFWKATGIDKPLYSDGGHGRECIGLKKTLVYYCGTATKGTKTDWMMHEFRLPSNDTITNIAKTTFQEAEVWTICRIFKRNVSCRKLRTDWKKSSSSALMESNNQQQQSYISFEAPKPLMMDDCFNEMWNQQLASEHINNFAIANSPMSMASSSSFQNPYENHHDLSYENWDELRQVVEFPLDPSSRS; from the exons ATGAACACAGAGAAAATTCTTAGCTCTACGGATGATCACCATGAGCTGCAGCCTCCAGGGTTTCGCTTTCATCCAACAGATGAAGAACTTGTAGGGTTTTATCTTCGAAGAAAAGTCGAGAAGAAGCCAGTCGTTATCGAACTCATCAAGCAGATTGATATTTACAAACATGATCCATGGGATCTTCCAA ATATTAGCAGTACGTCTGACAAggaagattattttttttgcaAAAGAGGGAGAAAATACAGAAACAGCATAAGGCCAAATAGAGTGACGGGGTCTGGCTTTTGGAAAGCAACTGGCATCGACAAGCCACTGTATTCTGATGGAGGACACGGTCGTGAATGCATCGGCCTCAAGAAAACACTTGTTTACTACTGTGGAACTGCAACAAAAGGTACCAAAACTGACTGGATGATGCACGAATTTCGCCTTCCCTCAAATGATACCATCACCAATATTGCTAAAACCACTTTCCAAGAAGCG GAAGTATGGACTATATGCCGAATCTTCAAGCGAAATGTTTCATGCAGAAAGCTGAGAACAGATTGGAAAAAATCGTCTTCTTCAGCATTAATGGAGTCCAACAATCAGCAACAACAAAGCTACATCAGTTTCGAAGCTCCAAAACCCCTCATGATGGACGATTGTTTCAACGAAATGTGGAACCAGCAGTTAGCTTCAGAACATATTAACAATTTCGCCATAGCCAATTCTCCAATGTCAATGGCATCGTCTTCAAGCTTTCAGAATCCATACGAGAATCATCATGACTTGTCATATGAGAATTGGGATGAGCTACGACAAGTCGTCGAATTTCCCTTGGATCCCAGCTCTCGTTCGTGA